In Bacillota bacterium, a single genomic region encodes these proteins:
- a CDS encoding ECF transporter S component, with protein sequence MKLDTRQVVVSGLLVALTLVLGMTGMGFIPVPTPAGAATLMHLPVELAGILEGPIVGSLVGLIFGLFTLRFLGDPRVVIPARLLIGVVAYLVYRACGRKAWGIPVAAAAGSATNTVGTLGLAVAFGYIPLSGKQGALAIALLQGVPEAVFAAVVLTPIVLAVNKVEHRWPATKQPGGGPKAGSAR encoded by the coding sequence GTGAAACTTGATACCAGGCAGGTCGTTGTCTCAGGGCTTCTCGTGGCCCTGACCCTCGTCTTGGGCATGACTGGGATGGGCTTCATCCCCGTGCCCACCCCCGCTGGCGCCGCAACTCTGATGCACCTTCCGGTCGAACTCGCGGGAATCCTGGAAGGCCCCATAGTGGGATCGCTCGTGGGTCTCATATTCGGTTTGTTCACCTTGAGATTCTTGGGCGACCCTCGCGTCGTCATTCCCGCCAGACTCCTCATCGGAGTCGTGGCGTACCTCGTGTATCGCGCCTGCGGGAGGAAGGCCTGGGGCATACCCGTGGCTGCCGCAGCTGGTAGCGCCACGAATACCGTGGGCACACTTGGGCTTGCGGTGGCGTTCGGGTACATCCCGCTCTCCGGCAAGCAGGGGGCGCTTGCCATCGCGCTCCTGCAGGGCGTACCCGAGGCCGTGTTCGCCGCGGTCGTCCTCACGCCGATTGTGCTCGCCGTGAACAAGGTCGAACACCGCTGGCCTGCAACAAAGCAGCCGGGCGGCGGGCCGAAGGCCGGCAGCGCCCGGTAG
- a CDS encoding P1 family peptidase, with protein MPGITDVRGILVGHAQDDSALTGCTAVLAMGGAVAGVDVRGSAPGTRETDLMRPCNLVERIHAVMLAGGSAFGLDAACGAMQFLEERAVGFDTGYGVVPIVGAAVIFDLDIGDPKVRPDKRMGYAACAAASAGPPAEGNSGAGLGATVGKTRGARCSMKGGTGTWSVRLPRPGGALEPVVVGAIVVVNALGDVVDPDSARVIAGAYDRDTRRFLQPDISSAAAGAVADVFPSGNTTLAVVATDARLDKEGANKLAQMAHDGLARVIRPIHTMYDGDVVFALSTGDKPLTGDKATDVTVLGAAAAEVVAVSVLRAVGAATTAAGVPAARDVASGGRG; from the coding sequence TTGCCCGGCATCACTGACGTGCGAGGAATTCTAGTAGGACATGCGCAGGACGATTCGGCGCTGACAGGATGCACGGCGGTGCTGGCGATGGGCGGCGCCGTGGCGGGCGTGGACGTGCGAGGGTCAGCGCCGGGGACTCGCGAAACCGACCTCATGCGCCCGTGCAACCTGGTCGAGCGGATCCACGCCGTCATGCTGGCCGGGGGCAGCGCCTTCGGCCTCGACGCCGCATGCGGCGCCATGCAGTTCCTCGAGGAGCGCGCTGTCGGATTCGACACAGGCTACGGCGTCGTGCCCATCGTGGGCGCCGCGGTGATATTCGATCTCGACATCGGCGACCCTAAGGTGCGGCCGGACAAGCGCATGGGATACGCGGCGTGCGCAGCGGCGTCCGCGGGTCCGCCGGCCGAGGGGAACTCCGGGGCGGGTCTCGGCGCCACCGTCGGCAAGACACGGGGGGCTCGATGCTCAATGAAGGGGGGCACCGGAACGTGGTCAGTGAGACTGCCGAGGCCCGGCGGTGCTCTTGAGCCCGTCGTGGTCGGCGCGATTGTGGTGGTGAACGCCTTGGGCGACGTGGTGGATCCGGATTCCGCGCGGGTCATAGCGGGTGCGTACGATAGGGACACCCGGCGTTTCCTGCAGCCGGACATTTCGTCGGCTGCCGCGGGTGCCGTAGCCGACGTGTTCCCATCCGGCAACACAACCCTTGCTGTCGTAGCGACGGACGCGCGCCTCGACAAGGAAGGGGCCAACAAGCTGGCCCAGATGGCCCACGACGGCCTCGCGCGCGTGATTCGTCCCATACACACGATGTACGACGGAGACGTGGTATTCGCGTTGTCCACAGGTGACAAACCACTTACGGGTGACAAGGCGACGGATGTCACCGTGCTCGGGGCCGCGGCGGCTGAAGTGGTGGCAGTGTCGGTGCTGCGTGCCGTAGGAGCCGCCACCACCGCAGCCGGAGTGCCCGCAGCTCGAGACGTGGCCTCCGGAGGGCGAGGCTAG